The DNA sequence GAAGGAAGCCGACCTCAGCATGTGGTCGGAGCTCGTCGAGAAGCTCGAGCACCCGAAGCACGAAGTGACGATCGGCATGGTCGGCAAGTACGTCGATCTGACGGAGTCGTACAAGTCGCTGATCGAGGCGCTGCGCCACGCGTCGCTGCACACGTCGACGAAGGTCAACATCGAGTACATCGACTCCGAAGAGATCGAGTCGAACGGTGTCGACAGCCTGAAGCATCTCGACGCCGTGCTGGTGCCGGGCGGCTTCGGCCGTCGCGGCACGGAAGGCAAGATCGCGGCGATCCGCTATGCGCGCGAGGCGAAAGTGCCGTATCTCGGCATCTGCCTCGGCATGCAGCTCGCGGTGATCGAGTTCGCACGCGACGTCGTCGGCCTGAAGCAGGCGAACAGCACGGAGTTCGATCCGGACACGCCGGAACGCGTGGTCGCGCTGATCACCGAGTGGTACGACCGCGAAGGCAAGGTCGAGACGCGCACCGAGTCGTCCGATCTCGGCGGCACGATGCGGCTCGGCTCGCAACGCTGCCCGATCAAGCCCGGCACGATGGCCGAAGAGATCTACGGCAAGGACGTGAACGAGCGCCATCGCCACCGTTATGAAGTCAATAACCGCTTCGTGCCCCAGCTCGAAGCCGGCGGCCTTATCATCAGCGCCCGTACCCCGAGCGAGGATCTGCCGGAGATGATGGAACTGCCGCGTTCGATGCACCCGTGGTTCGTCGGCGTCCAGTTCCACCCGGAATTCACGTCGACGCCGCGTGACGGTCATCCGCTGTTCAAGTCGTTCGTCGAAGCGGCGCTCGCCAACAAGCAAGCGCGCGGAGCAGAAGCATGAAGCTGTGCGATTTCGAGGTCGGCCTCGACCAGCCCTTCTTCCTGATCGCGGGTACCTGCGTCGTCGAATCGGAGCAGATGACGATCGACACCGCGGGCCGCCTGAAGGAAATCTGCGCGAAGCTGAACGTTCCGTTCATCTACAAGTCGTCCTACGACAAGGCGAACCGCAGCTCGGGCAAGTCGTTTCGCGGCCTCGGAATGGACGAGGGGCTGCGCATCCTCGGCGAGGTGAAGCGCCAGCTCGGCCTGCCGGTGCTGACCGACGTGCATTCGATCGACGAGATCGAGCAGGTCGCGTCGGTCGTCGACGTGCTGCAGACGCCCGCGTTCCTGTGCCGCCAGACCGACTTCATCCACGCGTGCGCGCGCTCGGGCAAGCCGGTCAACATCAAGAAAGGCCAGTTCCTCGCGCCGCACGACATGAAGAACGTGATCGACAAGGCGCGCGACGCCGCACGCGAAGCCGGTCTGTCGGAAGACCGCTTCATGGCGTGCGAGCGCGGCGTCTCGTTCGGCTACAACAACCTCGTGTCCGACATGCG is a window from the Burkholderia vietnamiensis LMG 10929 genome containing:
- the kdsA gene encoding 3-deoxy-8-phosphooctulonate synthase; its protein translation is MKLCDFEVGLDQPFFLIAGTCVVESEQMTIDTAGRLKEICAKLNVPFIYKSSYDKANRSSGKSFRGLGMDEGLRILGEVKRQLGLPVLTDVHSIDEIEQVASVVDVLQTPAFLCRQTDFIHACARSGKPVNIKKGQFLAPHDMKNVIDKARDAAREAGLSEDRFMACERGVSFGYNNLVSDMRSLAIMRETNAPVVFDATHSVQLPGGQGTSSGGQREFVPVLARAAVATGVAGLFMETHPNPAEAKSDGPNAVPLHRMGALLETLVTLDQAVKRNPLLENDFN
- a CDS encoding CTP synthase, which codes for MTKYVFVTGGVVSSLGKGIAAASLAAILESRGLKVTLLKLDPYINVDPGTMSPFQHGEVFVTEDGAETDLDLGHYERFISTKMRKANNFTTGQIYESVIRKERRGDYLGKTVQVIPHITNEIQAFIERGAASATCGEPDVAIVEIGGTVGDIESLPFLEAARQMSLRLGRNSACFVHLTLVPYVATAGELKTKPTQHSVQKLREIGILPHVLLCRADRRIPDDESKKISMFSNVPEDAVISVWDADSIYKIPQMLHDQGLDRIICDELKLSPKEADLSMWSELVEKLEHPKHEVTIGMVGKYVDLTESYKSLIEALRHASLHTSTKVNIEYIDSEEIESNGVDSLKHLDAVLVPGGFGRRGTEGKIAAIRYAREAKVPYLGICLGMQLAVIEFARDVVGLKQANSTEFDPDTPERVVALITEWYDREGKVETRTESSDLGGTMRLGSQRCPIKPGTMAEEIYGKDVNERHRHRYEVNNRFVPQLEAGGLIISARTPSEDLPEMMELPRSMHPWFVGVQFHPEFTSTPRDGHPLFKSFVEAALANKQARGAEA